A region of the Stegostoma tigrinum isolate sSteTig4 chromosome 5, sSteTig4.hap1, whole genome shotgun sequence genome:
GTGGTGCTACAAAGCAGCACTTACTTGGTAAAAACGTGCTCAGGaacatccagtttgggttccaccagggccgctcctgacatcattacagccttgagcCAAACATGGACAACACAGTTAACTccagagtgactgcccttgacatcaaggatgcTTGGACTAAGCATCAcaggatacaaaactggcttagtcatagaaggcagagggtagtggtggaagggcaTTTTTCAcaatggagaccagtaactagtgaTGCTCCCCGGGGGTCAGTCTTCGGCTCTCTGTTGTTTGTactatatataaatgatctggaggaaacgtgggtggtctgattagcaagtttgcagatgacacaaagattggtggagttgctgatagtgccaatgattgtgaaaggacacaataggatatagatagattggcaacttgggcacagaaacgGCAGATAGATTTTAAACCttacaaatgcgaggtgatgcattttggaggatcaaatttaggtgtgaattatttGGTGGCAGATCCCTGAGGAACATCAACATACAGACAGATTtggatgtgcaggtccacagttccctagaGGAGGCAACAgaggtggccaaagtgattaagaaggcatatggcatgctagccttcattgtccaagccgtggagtataaaagttggcaaaacTTTTTGTAGCTTTATGAAACCTttgttaggtcacatttggagtattgtgtgcacttttggttgccacactaccagaataacatggaagctttagagagtgcagagaaggttcaccagggaTGTTGTCCGGTCTTGAAGACATTGGCTGTGAGGAAAAGTTAAAAAGACTAGAATTGCTTTCACCGGAAAGATGAAAGCTGAAAgtagacctgattgaggtcgacaaaattatgagaggcatagataggatagatGGTCGAAGATTTATCCCAGGGTTGAAgcctcaattacaagggggcacaggttcaaggtaagagagaagaagtttaagggagacgtGCGAAGaaagttttcacacagagtggtaggagcctggaatgcactgctagaagtggtggtggaaacaggcatgttggcaacatttaagaggcatctggacgGTTACGtgagtagggagggaatagagggatatggaccaaataagggcagaaggtttgttttttggcTTAATCAGGGCGGATGACCAGCACAGGCTTGGACAGCCGAAGTGCCTGCTCCTGTGCCATAATTGCCCTTTGTTCTTTTATTCTTGTAAAGGAACCTAGTAAAATGAGTCACTGGGAATCATGGGGAACCTCGCTGCTAATTAATGTTgaacctagcacaaaggaaaatggttgtcaTTTTGGATGTCAGCCTTCTCATCTCCAGTACATCACTTTAgggagctcctcagggtaatAAGTTAGGACCAACCACCTTCAACTTCTTCAAcagtgaccttccctctgtcataaggtcaaAAATGGGAATGATCACAAATGATTGCACCATGTTCGGCGACAATACTTCAGatttgaagcagtccatatccaataTCAGAGCTGGACATAGctaagcttgggctgacaagcttGTAGTCCACGCTCTTCTATTTCATGCTCATGTATAtgtctaaatacctcttaaatgtaTCAAATATGTGTCAATCAGCTCCTATGGGAGCATACTACAGGCACTAGCATCCTCGCGAAAAGAAaagcctcacacatctcctttaaatctcgtccctctcaccttaaacctttgcacCCTAGAATTTGACATTTCTATGCTGGAATCCAATCATCCACACTATCcacacctctcataattttatatccttCTACCAGGttgtccctcagcctccaatgccttTGCAAAAACAACCTGTTAGTCCAAACTCCCCTTATAGCTAAAATGCTGCAATCTAGGCAATATCCTGCTAAacctggagatagtaagaactgccgatgttgaagtcagagataacacaatgtgcagctggaggagcacagcaggccaggcagcattagaggagcaggaaagttgacatgtcaggtcggggcccttctcctactctgatgctgcctggcctgctgtgctcctccagctccacactgtgttatcctgcTAAACCTCTtttgtccaaagcctccacattcttcataaagtatggcaaccagaactgtacagcatactgcaaatgtggcctaattaatgttttatacagttgtaATATGACTTACCTTTTTTAATACTCAATGCCCcgaccaatgaaggaaagcatgctataAGCTTTCTTTaacaccttatccacttgtgttaccACTTTCAAGGAGCAACAGACTTGCACCCTGTATATCGATGCTCCTAagtgtcctgccatttactgtatacattCCTCTTTTATTTAAtctcctaaaatgcatcacctcattcttcttcggattaaattccatctactatGTCTCTGCCCAACTTCCCAACAGATtcaactgtatcctttgacaactgtTCTCACTGTCCACAAGTCAATAACTTGTTttgtctgaaaacttactaatcacaccACCTATATTTTCATACAAATTATTTAGATATATTACAAACaagagtcccagcactgattcttgctgAACATCACTGATCACCAACCTCCACTCAGGAAAACATCCTCCACAGCTACCCTCTGTCTATGTGGCTAAACCAATTTcatccaacttaccaactcactgtTGATCCCATGTGAGTTAATCTTCTCAATCATGAGGGACGTTGACAAATAATTTTACtaaaagtccatgtagacaacatccattgtcTACCCTAAATCATTTTTGTCACCTCCCCAAAAatctcaagtttgtgagacaagacttTCCCCATACAAAGCtacgctgactatccctaataaggccattcttttccaaatgcaagtaaatcctgtcctaAAGAATCCTcgccaatagtttccctaccattgTTACAgggctcaccagcctatagtttccttgattatccctgttgccttcCTTAAACGAAGGATGGACggtggctattctccagtcttctggaacctcgCCTGTAGCTAAAATAGATCTCTGCTAAGGCCACAGCAAtgtcctcccttgcctccctcacTATCCTGGGCCCTATGGACCTACTTACctcaatgcttttcaaaacacccaacacctcctTCATAAAATTGACATGTCCTAGAGTTTCAGCATAGCCCTCCCTaatctcatcatcatcatccatgCCCTTCTCCTtgataaatactgatgcaaagtactcattaaaggATTTCACCTGCCGCCTCCGACTCCACACACagatttcctcctttgtccttctcCCTTTTCAGCTAACCTCTTGCACCTTATATATGTATACAATCTgttgggattctccttaaaccttttcaccaaggacatttcatggccccttgtAAACCTGCCAAatccttaagtttttttttcctgtttcctTTATAATCCTCAAGGGCCTTGCCCGACTTCTGTTTTCTAAACtttacatctgcttcctttttgattaaactttcaatatctcttgtcatccaaggctACTGAAACTTGTCATcattatctttcatcctcacaggaacattcTGGTCCTGAGCTTTGATAAATTGACTCCCAATTGTCAGATATAGGTTTACCCCAGACAGCTGCCCCCATCCAATTTCTTCAACTCTGGGAATtaaccttcccccaatttaataCTTTCAACCAAGGTCCAGTCTTCTCCTTATCCATAACTGGTTTAAAAATtacggaattatgatcactgttcccaaaatgctacCCCACTGTAACCTTAATCACCTGGCCACGCTCATTCCCCAGTGCAGGGTCAAAATGGCCTTTCCTTAGTTGGACTATTTTAAGTAACCCTCCTGGATACACCTAACAAATTCTACCCCATTCTAAGCTTCTGACACTAAAGGAGTCTAGGTCAATCTTGGGAAGTTAAAAGTCACTCATTacaacaaccctgttgtttttacatctttccatgatcaGCCTATATATCTGTTCCCCTATCTCTTGCTAGCTATTTGGAAGCCTGTAAAAAAAACCCTTGCATTGActgcacctttcttattcctgagttctacccatatggccTCACTGGATGAACCTTCTATGATGTCCTCTCCTAGTGCAGtgtgacattctccttaatcagAAATGCAACTCCCCAATCCATTCTGCATTCTTATCTATCTTGCCCAAAACATCTAAACCCTGAAATATTGAGCTGCCTGTCCTATTGTTCTCTCAaacaagtctctgtaatggtgaCAGCATCACAATACTATGACTAATCCGGGTTCTaagctcatctgctttacctTTATACTCCTTGTATTAAAGGAAATCCACTTCAGACCTCCAGTACAGCCATGTTCACTAATTTGGCCCTGCCTGTTTTTTGTATTAGGCTTACTTTAATTAACTTCTACATTCTTCTCAATCACTCTAATTGCTGACCTACTGTGCTGGTACCCCCACCTTCCCAAATCCAcgctagctcaaaccctcctgaGTGACACTAGCACTGTCTCCAAAAAGAGATAACCTAACCATAGTGCCTTGAATTTCAATGGTAATATGATTATGGAATCCTCCATTAACATCCAGGggtcaccactgaccagaaagtGACTGTACTAGCCTAATAAATACAATGgcaacaacagcaggtcagaggataggaatcctgcaatgagtgTTATGCACCTGCATtgcacaaagcctgtccaccattcacAAAGTCAAATGTGTGATGGAAAACTttccgcttgcctggatgagtgcagctccaacaacacttaacaGCTTGACACTACAAAATAGTCTACTTCAATGACATCACAGgtacaaacattcactctttccacaactgataaatgctggccagccaacgacaTCTACATTTCtcaagtgaagaaaaaaaatatacaGCAACATATACCATCTACAGgatacaatgcagaaattcacaagtACTCCTtaaggcagcaccttccaaaactatGTCCTCTATCATCTATAAGGACAAAGGCAAATGCAGGAAATACTAAGACTTCAGGTgcctctccaagctactcactatccTGCCTGTGAAATAAATTGCCACTCCTTCACTCTTGCTGgatcaaatttttaaaagaagttattCAGCGTATTTAAATGTATATCCACATAGATGGCAGCTGtcgaagaaagcagctcaccaccatgctCTCCGGGTCTGTtgtcaatgggcaataaatgttgacatagCCAGGAAAGCTCTCATCTTCTTAAAGAATAAAACGTTTGCGGTAAATGACCACCTGGAAGATGCTGACGGTGAGAAATTCCATGTTAGCCACTGTTAGCATCTGTGTTGATTACTCTGTGACAAGCAGAGTTACTGAGAATCTCTCTTGCTGGGGATGGTCATCTCTCGGCACTTTAGCAGAGATTAGACATTTTGCTGAACAACTGAGTGTTTTCTACGTCTTGTTGCAAATACACATAAATcacttcattatctgaggagttgtgaatggaacTGAACGCTTTGCCAGTGATCATTCTCAGTATGATCTTGTGATGAGGTGTGCGGACATAggagggggaagagaagagagagaggtgtgaagTTTCTGCTAACAATTCAAACAAGACACCAAGACTATGTACAATGCGCTCAATCTGATGTAGCTACCAGCTAACTAAAATCTCCAAATCTGTGATGCAATAGTTTATCAGGTCTCAATAATACGGAGTTATAGAAAGCCTTGCCTACTAAGAACAAAATCCAGTTAATCAAGAGCAAGAAGTCAAAAGAGCTGATTGAATGATAAAACAAGAAAAAAGCAAGGATGGGACTTATTTTGGCTGTGCGGAGAGATCAAAAATTATTACAGGAGATGCACCAAATATGATGGGACAGATAGCCATGCTAGTAAAATGATTACAACAGTTCCATGCAGGAAAACTTTGAAATAGACTTAAATTCTTTCAGTAATGGAGGAGTAAGGAAATATAGTTGGGTGTAATATGTACTCTTAAATACTGGTTGTAATTTCAAATCAGTGATAACCTTTATTTTCACAGTATGGATTAACTTTTCCTATTTAGAACTTTTGGCTTACGCAAGTACCATGAGCAACTTGAGCTATTCTCACTCAGCTGTTCAAATAAAGAAATTCTAAATAAAAAAGTTGAGAAAATGGATTCCAAAGCATTGCATTCTCAAATTCCCATGAGTTATTACAGTAACTTCGGTCAAGTACGATCCCGTAATGCACCACATTGTTTGCCACGTGAATTGAGCTATGTTAATCAAATCAGCCAAGTGGAGCTCTGATCATTTTCTAAACAACCCCTCATTTTGATAAGGATGCAAAGGTTTAAGATTTGATTGGATTTTCACTGCCAGCAGTAGCCATTGTTGAGCAATTATTAAATTTAGCCAAAAACCTAGGAAACATTGTACAATGTTTTATCTATACTGAAATCACTGTACCGTAATGACAACTACAAAATTCAGTGGCACACTGTGGCAGGAATTAAAATTCACACCACAGCAGTATAATGCTTTTACTCAATTTTAATAGACATTAATTTACAAACAGTAAGCTTCTTAGAGAGCTGGCAAGCCTTGTTGCAATCTTGCTGCTTTTAATTCTTCCACCCTGATTTTTGCCTTTAATAGTTCTTCCTCCAGCACTTGCCTTCTTTTAAGGCTCTCTCTTTTCTCATCAAGATACAGTCCAAACTTTCTTTGATTCTCCATAATTATCTCATGTTCCTCTGCTGACATTAATTGTACTTGCTCATTATCATGACTGGACAAATGGTATAAGGCACCTCTGTGGCGCGGGTGAATACTGAACATATCATCTTCCCTTCTCGCAAGTCTGGGAGATGGGGTTAATGATACTCGTGCTCCACAAGATGAAAATGGTGAGGCAGACCCATTTGTGGTCTGCTGAGTCTCTGTTTTCTTCTGGTGCTCCAAATTTACATTTGGCTGCGAGAGGACTGTTAATAACGGAGGTGGTTTCTCTTCATGCTCTGGTTCTGACTCTGGTGTTATCCAATCAGGACAGTGTTGAAGTGGGCAGCTTGACGTTCCAGGTTGTGGAAACAAGCTCATAGGTTGTTCCACACAGGAATCTTGTTCAGAAGCAGAACTTGCACAAGGCCTGAAGAAAAGAATACAATAGCAATAAAATTAACACAATAAATTCGAAGCCATGAAAAATATTTCCATAAAATAATGAAGCTAAATGTCAAGTGACCAAAATATAACAAAAGACACACAAATCATTCAAGGAAAATCAGTAACAGGGtcaacaaaatatttgtttgacCTTTGGGACCGTATGTTAAGGCCTTCAAAGCTGGTGAGCTATCATTTACATCAGAATTCCACCCACCCTGCCCCTACAGCTTCAGCCTCCTTTTCTCACTATTCTGCCTGAAAAGTCAATTTGTATATTTTGAGCTACCACTCTTGACCATCAATTCTAAGTCTACTGCAATTTATTTTCAGCTTAAATCACACTATTCCTCCCACCCACACATTTTTGTTACAGGCGTGGTCTATTCTCTAAATTTAGTGGTCGAATATTGGTTATTTGTCTCCGATTTCCTTCTAAAATACTTAATGTTACAGATGAAAAACAACAAAGCTGAAATATGGGAGATAGCAaggacttcagatgctggaagtcagagtcaataaaatgtggagctggaagaacacagcaagtcagacagcatccaaggggcagaaaagtcaatgttctGGGTTGGGACCTTTCATCAGGGCTGGGCTGGAATACCATTGGGACTGTAGATTAAGGTCTTCAAAACTGGCGACCTGTCATTCACATCAGGATTCCATCCAACATCACCCCAACAACCGCAGCAATAACAACAATTGTAACTACattgaataaaggaaataaatcaTACTGTGGAAGTCAGTAAAGCTTTTCCCTCTTATCAATGGCTGGGAAAATCCAGACAGATATTCTCCTGAATTTTCTACTTATAATGGTTGAGAAAATAATCCCTGTGATAGAGACAGTACAGCTTTCGAGTGATCTTCCAGTGGAATCACTGATATGGTCTTTGTTCCTGAACAAATTGAAGGAAAATATGGAGATCACCaacaaaaacttttcactgcattcagcGACCTGGCCAAAATACTTAACTGAGTACATTACAGCGCAATCTACAGAACCTCTCAAAGATTTGGAATCCAAGAATTTTCATCATATTGCTGAAATTGTTTCTTGATTACCTAACTGGAAATGTTTTGCATTACCCACTTGACAGCCTCCTTCAAAATCAGGATCAGTGTCAAGTCAGGTTGTGTGTTAGTCCCCATTACATTTACTATCTGACTAACAATGGATATGTACCTCAAAGCCCTCTGGTCAGTACGAAATATTAAATATTACTGACATTAAGTATTAAATGGTAAACAATTTAACTTCAGTCACTTCCCTAACAATTTGAAAATTAGCATAACTGACATGTATAACTGACAGCTTGCGAAGGATTTTGGCGTCGTTGTTAATTCTGCATTAAATGTGCAAATTACTGCCAATCTTTTCAATTTTATGTATAAGAGACATGGCCTAACTTTGACTAGTGTCAGGACAAACTCATAATAATCAAGACCTGGGCCTTAACTTTTTGCAATCAACTTAAGAATGATGGGCAGAGGACTGAAGGGTATGGTTCCTAAAtgtgaagatgacacaaagataggtatgAAAGTAAATTGCAAAGCGGGCGCAAGTCTACAAAGGCTATATGTAGGTAAGTGAATGGGCTAAGATCTGGAGAATGGAGAACAAAgtggaaaaatgtaaaatagGCCTTTTTGTAAAAGTAAAAATGAAACATATTACATAAATGATGAAGGATTGCAAAACTCCAAGATGTGGAAGGATTTTAGTGCATAATTGGCAAAGACTAGTACATAGACCCAGCATGTAATTAAGAAAGTTACTAATGTTATCACTTATTGAGAGagaatctgaaaacaaaacagcTTGGTTATGCTTCATGAGATTGAGCAGTAGTGGTACCATGTCTTTAGTAATGCATATACTATTGGTCTCCTTAATTAAGGAACGACACAAATGTTTTGGAAGCACAATggagaaggtttactaggcttATAACTGGAATGGGGGTTTGTCTTGTGAGAAAAGGTTGAGCAGAGcaggcttgtattcactggagatATGAAGAGGGTAATGAGTCTTTTGACCACTGTCCCTTAAAAGTCAATGGAAGCAGGGTTTGAATACTTCTAAGCAAGAGTGaatagattcttggtaagcaaggAGGTAAAAGATTATTAGAGACAGACAGGAACGTGAGTTAAGATTATAATCAGGTCAGTTTTAATCTTATTTAGTGGCAGATCAGACTCCAAGTACTGGatgatctactcctgttcctagctcGTATGTCTGCAGCTTAGCAGTTCTTGTAACCCGGCAGTCACTTCTCTGAAAATGCCACCAATGACAAACAGATTTGAAACTGGTTCAGCCAGGCCAACTCAGTCTTCTGCAAACTACAGTACTGAGTGGTTGACTACAATGACCTTATGTTGATCAACCAAAGTTTTCGTATGCAGAGCTGAAGTCAATGTCACACTCCTAAACTGCAGTGAGACCTAGACTATGCACTGGTTCAACTTGACAGCTCCCAGAGAAATTTCGTTGGCAATGACTACTCCACATCCTCCAGATTCAACAACAGCACCAATCAAACGTTCATGTCTTTACTGAAACTAAATCCACAGCATTCAAGCCGAACTCCCTGAAAACCAATGGCAATGAACTGGACACCATTAAACAGACAAAACGCATCTCACCTACAATATCTTATTCTTTCAATTCTGAAATGGCAACGTTCTCTGGGAGGACAAAtgggggtttaaaaaaaaaacctggcaGGCTGATACAAGCAATATCTGCCTCCTTCTTAACATCTCATGAACTAAGTTCTAGGCAAGAAAGCTTACGGTGACCCTTCCAAAGCTGTCATTAAGTAATGTCCATGGTCAATGAGCCTAAGCCACAATCAATTATCAACTATTTAGAGGGTGCAACACACCGTCAGCATAATTAACTTTGTTCTCATTGGGCAAAAGTGGCAGCTTTCCCAACTGGAAAAGTGGGATGGTAGGAACTTTGAATTGTCCCAATCTGGGCATGGGCGTAGGGACAGGGAAGTTGAAAAATCACCCATCATCATATGCCCTCACTCCCAGTAAGTCCTTCTAAAGAAAATCACTCACCTTTTGTTGGTCCTAGACTTTAGGGCTGCTATGGAGCCAGTAGCCCAGGCTTTCCCATGGATCGCTGCTGATCATATATCGTTATCAGCCATCAGCTTCAGTGGAACCGGACATCCCAGGGCATGACCGGCCTACAGGCTCACTGTTGTGTGTCTAACTGGCAATTGAACCACTAAATTTTGCACTAGTGGAGATCCCTCTCATTCATAAATACACTTgcatcactgaaaaaaaaacaggaagtcCAGCCACTGTGGTTttcctattcttcctaccaaagtgaacaacctcactgttatccacattatactgcatctgtgcATTCTTGGAGATTTACAGATCCCtttgcagactcagtgggcctcTTGATGGCAGGCAAGGAGACACGTTGGAAGGGGTGAGGGGGACAGGAATAGAAAATTCTATTAAAATTAGGGAGCAGCCTCACTGGGACAACTCCTCAATACATTCCTACGTCTAAAAACATTCCAATGGGAGGGCTGAGAAATAGATTGACTGCTGAGTCTAACAAAGCAGAAACCAATTTGCACAGTTAAATTAAGACAATTAAGGCTACATGGAGAGACTGCCAACTGCTTCAGAACACAAACAATTCACACAAGGGTTtgtgggtgcagaggaagttATTCAATGTGAcagagggatcagtgttgggaccacttctgttcacaaaattaaagaaaattctAAACATCTTATTTCCTTCCTAATTACCTCTAAAACATGTTGATACAATCCCCATATAGCTTAGGGATTTTATTATTTGAGAGTTTATTCTGTTTGATACatcctttttttaatttaaatgcaattatCCCATTGCTCATCTCATTACCCCATATCATGCCCATGTCCTCGGTAAGTAATTAAGCAATACTTTTGCTTAAATATTTCTACCAACACTCTGTCCACCTCTTACAAAAGGACCAATTTAACTATTTTGACTTTGGAATTAAAGGCAATTTCTCAATTCCCACTTGACACCAAACTGACTGAAGGAGGGaaaatgggaaattgtccattgTGAGGAAGACTGTAAAAATTACAAGTGGACATAAACAAACGTGAAGGCTGGGAAGATAATTAGCAAACCAGGTTCAACACATGTAAATGTGAGGTAGAACACTTTGATAGAAAGGATAAAAAAGGTCATTTATGATTTGGAATGTACAAGTCTTGGTGGAGTAGAGAATAACGGGATTAGAGCATTAATAAACCACTTAGCGGTGTCTTAGGTTAGCAAGGCcagaaaaaaattggaaaaacaaGCACCAAGTCTTTTTTACCTCGAATGATCAAATtgaaaagcagggaagttatagTGAACCTGCAAATTTTGGGTAGACCACAATGAGAATACTACATACagtctggtcaccatattataaaAAGGCACTAAAACAAGGGTACAGAAACAATTTGCAAAGGTTGACAACAGAAATGAATAGGTATAAATATCTGGTAAGGACTGAAAGACTAGGTCTCTTTTGCCTTTAAGCAAAAGGTGGATTGGCAACCCACTTTATGTCTCTAAAATTATGGAAAGGTTTTGATAGAGAGATTACAGAGAGAaaatttcctcttgtggggaggCAGGTAAAGATAATCTTCATGAAATACAATCGATAATTCAGTGGAAACATCCTTACACAGAAAGTATAAAACTTGCTGCCACAGGAAAAGTTTGAAGTGAatagtttaaattaatttaaagaagAAGGTAGAGTAGCTTAAAATGGA
Encoded here:
- the LOC125451584 gene encoding fibrinogen silencer-binding protein-like; the protein is MYSTENMQGKKSNRSSNFTIYEKIDLLKLVRPHIKVLEVHKNNQAIIVEKNRCWETIAQQYNAVGVDRPPRSAQALRTLYKRIKESAKQEIARREQLHPDYKGNVSEPTRRILEMNPHIFQPLLKVVDPDHLQRPCASSASEQDSCVEQPMSLFPQPGTSSCPLQHCPDWITPESEPEHEEKPPPLLTVLSQPNVNLEHQKKTETQQTTNGSASPFSSCGARVSLTPSPRLARREDDMFSIHPRHRGALYHLSSHDNEQVQLMSAEEHEIIMENQRKFGLYLDEKRESLKRRQVLEEELLKAKIRVEELKAARLQQGLPAL